A portion of the Eubacterium maltosivorans genome contains these proteins:
- a CDS encoding M20 metallopeptidase family protein, producing MTQIKTEIHALLPEIILLRRQLHQNPELSLEEYQTADCIEAHLDALSIPHRRIEPTGVVADLIVNPGYPTTAIRAEIDALPIADEKAVPYASRTPGVSHACGHDGITALTLGLARLLSAHKDELSTNIRFLFEPAEETGRGARLLMDGGALESPKPDQLIIFHFANSEPFGMEIQEEASTATVAGLKIEVTGSSGHWAEASLGNSAVSAAASLLCDIEGLNATAVTQRPFIIGFGTINGGVKSNVIPDACVMEGTLRAFTESDFDLLLSAIRRMAENTEKRTGTQIRVGLSHRTPAVINDPRLIQKGFAAGQTVFGSRCVLSGSPFLVGDNAGWYFKELPGLRIVFFAAQDTAPNYPIHHPKFDFNEGIFGPALETLYKMLLSF from the coding sequence ATGACTCAAATTAAAACTGAAATCCACGCGCTGCTGCCGGAAATCATCCTGCTGCGGCGGCAGCTCCATCAGAACCCTGAGCTGAGCCTTGAGGAATACCAGACCGCGGACTGCATTGAGGCCCACCTGGACGCCCTGTCCATCCCACACCGCCGTATCGAGCCCACTGGTGTGGTCGCTGACCTTATCGTCAATCCCGGTTACCCTACCACCGCCATCCGGGCCGAGATTGACGCGCTGCCCATTGCCGATGAAAAAGCTGTTCCCTACGCCTCCCGGACGCCGGGCGTATCCCACGCCTGCGGCCATGACGGGATCACTGCCCTCACTCTGGGGCTGGCCAGGCTTTTAAGCGCGCATAAAGATGAGCTGTCCACCAATATCCGTTTTCTGTTTGAGCCAGCCGAGGAAACCGGCCGCGGCGCCAGGCTGCTGATGGATGGCGGGGCGCTGGAATCACCGAAGCCTGATCAGCTCATCATCTTTCATTTCGCCAATTCTGAGCCCTTTGGCATGGAAATACAGGAGGAGGCCTCTACGGCCACAGTCGCGGGCCTCAAAATCGAGGTTACAGGTTCCTCAGGCCACTGGGCAGAAGCCTCCCTTGGCAACAGCGCGGTGAGCGCAGCGGCTTCATTATTATGTGATATCGAGGGCCTCAACGCCACGGCCGTCACCCAGAGGCCTTTTATTATTGGATTTGGCACCATCAATGGCGGCGTTAAATCCAATGTCATTCCTGACGCCTGTGTCATGGAGGGGACTCTGCGCGCCTTTACAGAATCGGACTTTGATCTCCTGCTCTCCGCCATCCGGCGCATGGCAGAGAACACCGAAAAACGAACTGGTACTCAGATCCGTGTCGGCCTGTCTCACAGAACCCCTGCGGTCATCAACGATCCCCGCCTTATCCAAAAGGGCTTTGCTGCGGGCCAGACAGTCTTTGGCAGCCGCTGTGTCCTCTCCGGCTCGCCTTTTCTGGTCGGCGATAACGCTGGATGGTATTTTAAGGAGCTCCCGGGCCTGCGCATCGTCTTCTTTGCCGCCCAGGACACTGCCCCCAATTACCCTATCCACCATCCCAAATTTGATTTTAACGAGGGC